In one Thermanaerovibrio velox DSM 12556 genomic region, the following are encoded:
- a CDS encoding citrate/2-methylcitrate synthase, with protein sequence MVVRLGSSSVCRDSIIIDREPIGGFIDRADPSEVWFRLVQGRSPSEEESGVFRAILCAMGDHGATPPSTQSARLAASSGSGIHCALASALLSFGDHHAGAIERAMELFSASVRDMVNPGELVSSFLSRGERMPGFGHRVHRQDPRVAPLVRKGLSLRDTRHLRFFLAVQEELTRLKGIRGNIDGVAGALLLDMGFPPEVGRGVFFCGRIPGLIMWILREVSQGPFRPYRLAPVEEEPCIG encoded by the coding sequence ATGGTGGTGAGGCTTGGAAGCTCGTCGGTGTGCCGGGACAGCATAATCATCGACCGGGAGCCAATAGGGGGCTTCATAGACAGGGCAGATCCCTCGGAGGTTTGGTTTAGGCTGGTTCAAGGGCGTTCCCCTTCCGAGGAGGAGTCCGGGGTGTTTCGCGCCATACTATGTGCCATGGGAGATCATGGAGCCACTCCTCCCAGCACCCAGTCCGCCAGGCTTGCGGCCTCATCGGGCTCGGGGATCCACTGCGCACTGGCATCGGCCCTTTTGTCCTTTGGGGATCACCACGCGGGGGCCATAGAGCGGGCCATGGAGCTCTTCAGCGCCTCCGTAAGGGACATGGTCAACCCGGGGGAGTTGGTGTCTTCGTTCCTGTCCCGTGGGGAGAGGATGCCCGGTTTTGGACACAGGGTTCATCGCCAAGATCCCCGGGTGGCACCCTTGGTCCGCAAGGGGCTTTCGCTAAGGGATACCAGGCACCTCAGGTTCTTCCTGGCGGTACAGGAAGAGCTGACGAGGTTGAAGGGGATAAGGGGAAATATCGACGGCGTTGCGGGGGCCCTTTTGTTGGACATGGGTTTCCCGCCGGAGGTTGGCCGAGGGGTTTTCTTCTGCGGCCGCATACCGGGGCTCATCATGTGGATATTGCGGGAGGTGTCCCAAGGTCCCTTCAGGCCCTACAGGCTTGCCCCGGTGGAGGAAGAGCCATGCATAGGGTAG